From a region of the Candidatus Brocadia sp. genome:
- a CDS encoding energy-coupling factor ABC transporter permease produces MTRIISTVFLIFLLFFAATHTAEAMHITEGILPFEWFATWFAVSTPFVGIGIYQVKRKKRSMPGYLPLVGLLGAAVFVFSCFPIPVIALNGMATSHPCGTGLSAVLLGPFVSVLVAGIALLIQALFLAHGGLTTLGGNIFSMGILGSFSGYFAFKMAQRCRLPLFWCGFLAGVVSDIFTYLGTSLELGLLVIRNGESFFRATAEIFAVFMMTSQGILCLVEGAVVGFVMVFIYKRRPGILLNLGVIRNDTKPIGK; encoded by the coding sequence TTGACAAGAATAATATCTACCGTTTTCTTGATTTTTCTGCTATTTTTTGCTGCGACACATACGGCGGAAGCGATGCACATCACGGAAGGAATTCTGCCTTTTGAGTGGTTTGCTACCTGGTTTGCCGTATCGACGCCTTTCGTAGGCATCGGTATCTATCAGGTAAAGCGGAAGAAGAGGTCGATGCCAGGTTACCTGCCTCTCGTTGGGCTGTTGGGGGCTGCGGTGTTTGTGTTTTCCTGTTTTCCCATCCCCGTCATTGCCCTGAATGGCATGGCGACTTCCCATCCATGCGGCACGGGCCTGAGCGCCGTGTTGCTGGGGCCCTTTGTTAGTGTGCTGGTTGCGGGCATCGCCTTGCTGATTCAGGCATTGTTCCTTGCCCATGGAGGGTTGACGACGCTGGGAGGAAATATCTTCTCGATGGGAATTCTGGGATCCTTTTCCGGGTATTTTGCCTTTAAAATGGCACAGCGATGCCGGTTGCCGCTCTTTTGGTGCGGATTTCTTGCCGGTGTGGTCTCGGATATCTTTACGTATCTTGGCACCTCGCTTGAGTTAGGATTGCTTGTGATCAGGAACGGTGAATCATTTTTTCGGGCGACTGCTGAAATATTTGCAGTGTTTATGATGACCTCACAGGGAATCCTCTGTCTCGTTGAGGGCGCCGTGGTGGGGTTTGTAATGGTCTTTATTTACAAACGACGTCCAGGTATTTTGCTCAATCTTGGAGTAATCAGAAATGACACAAAACCCATCGGGAAATAA